One Hemibagrus wyckioides isolate EC202008001 linkage group LG07, SWU_Hwy_1.0, whole genome shotgun sequence DNA segment encodes these proteins:
- the ebna1bp2 gene encoding probable rRNA-processing protein EBP2: MSDLEEDCQLGAESEEEDCELSDGELQEAFTKGLLKPGMNVPLEEPKKAANNVEGLKKCLAEFKRNLAWVERLDLTNPPAEDIVAKAEGRAELSQGGDQIDADDDFQREMFFYRQAQATVLAALPKLNKLQIPTKRPEDYFAEMAKSDQHMQKIRKKLIQKQMAMEKSEKAKKLREQRKFSKKVQVQVLQKRQKEKKNMMTAVKKYQKGMSDKLDFLEGDDQGKRAGAGAPSKPHVNKKGPNAKRKFKDSKFGFGGKKKGTKWNTKESYDDVSGFRAKVAHGKAGKKFSKGGKNKRPGKETRRKMKARK; this comes from the exons atGTCGGATTTAGAAGAGGATTGTCAGCTGGGAGCGGAATCAGAAGAGGAGGATTGTGAGCTCTCTGATGGAGAG cTTCAAGAAGCCTTCACCAAAGGGCTCCTCAAACCCGGCATGAACGTTCCTCTAGAAGAACCTAAGAAAGCCGCGAACAATGTG GAGGGTTTGAAGAAATGTCTGGCGGAGTTTAAGAGGAATCTGGCCTGGGTGGAGAGGCTGGACCTCACCAATCCTCCTGCTGAAGATATCGTGGCTAAAGCGGAGGGGAGGGCGGAGCTGAGCCAGGGCGGAGATCAGATCGACGCAGACGACGACTTTCAGAGGGAGATGTTCTT TTATCGTCAGGCCCAGGCCACTGTCCTCGCTGCACTGCCCAAATTAAACAAGTTACAGATTCCCACCAAACGGCCAGAGGATTACTTCGCAGAGATGGCCAAATCTGACCAGCACATGcagaag atcaggaAGAAATTGATCCAGAAGCAGATGGCGATGGAGAAATCAGAGAAAGCCAAGAAGCTGAGAGAACAGAGGAAGTTCAGCAAGAAG GTTCAGGTCCAGGTTCTTCAGAAGAggcagaaggagaagaagaacatGATGACGGCGGTGAAGAAATATCAGAAAG GTATGAGCGATAAACTGGACTTCCTGGAGGGAGATGATCAGGGGaagagagcaggagcaggagcaccATCCAAACCGCACGTTAACAAGAAAGG CCCTAACGCTAAGAGGAAGTTCAAGGACTCGAAGTTCGGGTTCGGCGGCAAAAAGAAAGGCACCAAGTGGAACACGAAGGAGAGCTACGACGACGTGTCGGGATTCCGGGCCAAAGTCGCTCACGGCAAAGCGGGCAAGAAGTTCAGCAAAGGAGGGAAGAAT AAGCGGCCGGGAAAGGAAACCCGGCGTAAGATGAAGGCGCGGAAATGA
- the LOC131355878 gene encoding doublesex- and mab-3-related transcription factor 1B-like: METVSSQKVSRSPKCARCRNHGFAVALKGHAGRCRFTQCRCWKCTLIAERTRIMARQRGVRRGLRAEEHERGAGHGVGDPAPGVRQRATRRSRAESDTCTELEVTEITESGACAPTADPEVVQTSSDHRVVPRDSAMFREPLPWEHFVTEIPQNTVYSGDLPMATPFYLHPHYPNAYPPPPVLYGFGAPPLGPLGFPQVTQAALMENRQEGPGFFYMPYLLHPRPDYYQHHLRVDNGGEVSPLQHERDSGPSDQSVRRHLNPAFSLE, encoded by the exons ATGGAAACCGTCTCCAGCCAGAAGGTCTCGCGGAGCCCCAAGTGCGCGCGCTGCCGCAATCACGGCTTCGCGGTGGCGCTGAAGGGTCACGCGGGCCGGTGCCGCTTCACGCAGTGCAGATGCTGGAAGTGCACGCTCATCGCCGAGCGCACGAGGATCATGGCCAGGCAGAGGGGGGTCAGAAGGGGTCTGCGCGCAGAGGAGCACGAGAGAGGGGCAGGACACGGGGTCGGTGACCCGGCACCGGGTGTCAGACAGCGCGCGACGCGCAGATCGCGCGCGGAGAGTGACACGTGCACCGAGCTCGAGGTGACGGAAATAACGGAGAGCGGCGCGTGCGCTCCGACTGCCGATCCGGAGGTCGTCCAAACGTCCTCTGATCACCGCGTAGTACCTCGAGATAGCGCCATGTTCAGAG AGCCTTTGCCGTGGGAACACTTCGTAACAGAAATACCCCAAAACACGGTGTACTCAGGTGATCTGCCCATGGCGACGCCCTTCTACCTGCACCCTCACTACCCCAACGCTTACCCACCTCCACCGGTCCTGTACGGCTTCGGAGCGCCCCCACTCGGACCCCTGGGCTTTCCTCAGGTTACTCAGGCGGCGCTGATGGAGAACAGACAG gAAGGTCCCGGTTTCTTCTACATGCCGTATCTCCTTCATCCGAGACCCGATTACTACCAGCACCACCTGAGGGTGGACAACGGAGGCGAGGTGTCTCCTCTACAACACGAGCGTGACTCGGGTCCGAGTGATCAGTCAGTCAGACGTCACCTGAACCCTGCATTCTCTCTAGAATGA